A single Suricata suricatta isolate VVHF042 chromosome 2, meerkat_22Aug2017_6uvM2_HiC, whole genome shotgun sequence DNA region contains:
- the WNT16 gene encoding protein Wnt-16, protein MDRAALLGLSRLCALWAALLALFPCGAQGNWMWLGIASFGVPEKLGCANLPLNSRQKELCKRKPYLLPSIGEGARLGIQECRSQFRHERWNCLVTAAAQPGTSPLFGYELSSGTKETAFIYAVMAAGLVHSVTRSCSAGNMTECSCDTTLQNGGSASEGWHWGGCSDDVQYGMWFSRKFLDSPIRNTTGKENKVLLAMHLHNNEAGRQAVAKLMSVDCRCHGVSGSCAVKTCWKTMSSFEKIGHLLKDKYENSVQISDKIKRKMRRREKDQRKIPIRKDDLLYINKSPNYCVEDKKLGIPGTQGRECNRTSEGADGCSLLCCGRGYNTHVVRHVERCECKFIWCCYVRCRRCESMTDVHTCK, encoded by the exons GTGGTTGGGCATCGCCTCCTTTGGGGTTCCGGAGAAGCTGGGCTGCGCCAACTTGCCGCTGAACAGCCGCCAGAAGGAGCTGTGCAAGAGGAAGCCGTACCTGCTGCCGAGCATCGGAGAGGGCGCGCGGCTGGGCATTCAGGAGTGCAGGAGCCAGTTCAGACACGAGAGATGGAACTGCCTGGTCACCGCCGCCGCCCAGCCGGGCACCAGCCCCCTCTTTGGCTACGAGCTGAGCAGCG gcACCAAGGAAACAGCCTTTATTTATGCTGTGATGGCTGCAGGCCTGGTGCATTCTGTGACCAGGTCATGCAGCGCAGGCAACATGACCGAGTGCTCCTGTGACACCACCTTGCAGAATGGCGGCTCAGCTAGTGAAGGCTGGCACTGGGGGGGCTGCTCCGACGATGTCCAGTATGGCATGTGGTTCAGCAGAAAGTTCCTAGATTCCCCCATCAGAAACACCacgggaaaagaaaacaaagtactGTTAGCAATGCACCTACACAACAATGAAGCCGGAAGGCAG GCCGTCGCCAAGTTGATGTCAGTAGACTGCCGCTGCCACGGAGTGTCGGGCTCTTGTGCTGTGAAAACGTGCTGGAAAactatgtcttcttttgaaaagattGGCCATTTGTTGAAGGATAAATATGAAAACAGTGTTCAAATCTCagacaaaataaagaggaaaatgcgCAGGAGAGAAAAAGATCAGAGGAAAATACCCATCCGCAAAGATGATCTGCTCTACATTAATAAGTCTCCCAATTACTGTGTCGAGGATAAGAAACTAGGGATCCCAGGAACACAGGGCCGCGAGTGCAACCGCACGTCAGAGGGCGCGGACGGCTGCAGCCTCCTGTGTTGTGGCCGGGGCTACAACACGCACGTGGTCAGGCACGTGGAGAGGTGCGAGTGCAAGTTCATCTGGTGTTGCTACGTGCGCTGCAGGAGGTGTGAAAGCATGACTGACGTCCACACTTGCAAGtag